In one Butyrivibrio proteoclasticus B316 genomic region, the following are encoded:
- a CDS encoding cell wall hydrolase yields the protein MVTAVPLEVHAEELDETIAVMQQQEAETQQTISNLEKQTKETQDAIKALQGQQQQTQTNVSNLQNQSSALQSTINGYSSKLTTLNQEISETESQMAEVSSQIVQLENELSKAQQQEKDRYELLKKRLQSTYENGGSSGLLRLLLESGSMSEFLTKFEYLNAIMSYDQRKIREYQSLQEQIQAKKEVVEEKEAELDKYQDSLDEKHDELTELTNTVKGQLSNTNSNLNSEKNKLANFDQQLKELDKKMKGLESQTAAAQAKLAQQIAERLALTKEDTSGSYSASDEELIWLAATIQAEAGGESYTGKLAVGSVIMNRVKSSSFPNTIVGVITQNLQFASYRSGKVELIISNGPNSTCVNAAREVLGGARVGDYLFFMTKYWADYYRISEYNMIGNHAFFYRWITKPEETPAEQPQENQDQQDDQEQGDQSQDNQNQSEEGNQQEQSEENQDDQGQQEQPEENPNEQEESGENQEGQSEP from the coding sequence ATGGTCACGGCGGTGCCTTTAGAGGTGCATGCCGAAGAATTGGATGAGACCATTGCTGTCATGCAACAGCAGGAGGCTGAAACTCAGCAGACAATATCAAACCTTGAGAAGCAGACCAAAGAGACTCAGGATGCTATCAAGGCTCTTCAGGGTCAGCAACAGCAGACGCAGACCAATGTTTCCAATCTCCAGAATCAGAGTAGTGCCCTTCAGAGCACTATCAACGGATATTCCAGCAAACTAACAACCCTTAATCAGGAAATCTCAGAGACCGAGAGTCAGATGGCCGAAGTCTCTTCTCAAATAGTCCAATTAGAAAATGAACTCTCAAAAGCGCAGCAACAGGAAAAAGACAGATATGAGCTTCTCAAAAAACGCCTTCAGTCAACCTATGAAAACGGAGGTAGTTCCGGTCTTCTGCGGCTTCTCCTGGAATCAGGCTCCATGAGTGAGTTTCTGACCAAATTTGAATACTTAAATGCAATAATGTCTTATGATCAGCGTAAGATCAGGGAATATCAGTCTCTCCAGGAACAGATACAGGCCAAAAAGGAAGTTGTAGAAGAAAAAGAAGCTGAGCTTGATAAATATCAGGACAGCCTCGATGAAAAGCACGACGAACTCACAGAACTCACCAACACTGTAAAAGGACAGCTTAGCAATACAAATTCCAATCTGAATTCAGAAAAAAACAAGCTTGCCAATTTCGATCAGCAGTTAAAAGAGCTTGATAAAAAAATGAAGGGTCTTGAATCACAGACAGCCGCTGCTCAGGCCAAACTGGCTCAGCAGATTGCGGAACGACTGGCACTTACAAAAGAGGATACATCCGGTTCCTACTCTGCAAGTGATGAAGAACTTATCTGGCTTGCCGCCACAATTCAGGCAGAAGCCGGAGGAGAATCCTACACAGGTAAACTGGCTGTTGGCTCAGTTATAATGAACAGGGTAAAAAGTTCTTCTTTTCCCAATACTATAGTGGGCGTTATAACACAAAACCTGCAGTTCGCATCCTACAGATCAGGAAAGGTTGAACTCATCATATCAAACGGGCCAAACTCCACCTGCGTAAACGCAGCACGAGAAGTTCTTGGAGGTGCCAGAGTAGGTGATTATCTCTTTTTCATGACCAAATACTGGGCAGATTACTACAGAATCAGTGAATACAACATGATCGGTAATCACGCTTTCTTCTATAGATGGATCACCAAGCCCGAGGAGACACCTGCTGAACAGCCACAGGAAAACCAGGATCAGCAGGATGATCAGGAACAGGGAGATCAAAGTCAGGATAACCAGAATCAGTCAGAAGAAGGCAATCAGCAGGAGCAATCCGAAGAAAATCAAGATGATCAGGGACAGCAGGAGCAGCCTGAAGAAAACCCGAACGAGCAGGAAGAATCCGGAGAAAATCAAGAAGGCCAGAGTGAACCTTAA
- a CDS encoding DUF4367 domain-containing protein, translating to MGKYNDVMNKIEVTEEMRSRILQNIADEFKDEEFKDEEFKAEKSKGEDAIVRDLESDNDNTIDFKSIIRYAGLAAAAVILFVGGAVVFGSRGNGLMKTTTMSEVAMEVAHEAAADLHHETADDVKQENELIKGSWVKYDSVQKLSKVAGAEFSEIEYLSSISSETDYYLDGETTATIVYDVTGNQITVRETKLADVAKTGGAFAEDQTPQQITIDGVDVRLYGTEDGFDTAIWVINEIEYTLESVEKISLDEMTELMNNIFTFD from the coding sequence TTGGGTAAATACAATGATGTCATGAATAAAATAGAAGTTACTGAAGAAATGCGCAGCAGGATCCTTCAGAATATTGCGGATGAATTCAAGGATGAGGAATTTAAGGATGAGGAATTCAAAGCTGAGAAATCCAAAGGCGAGGATGCTATAGTACGTGACTTGGAATCAGATAACGATAATACCATAGATTTTAAGTCAATTATAAGGTATGCAGGACTTGCTGCGGCGGCAGTTATATTGTTTGTTGGAGGCGCAGTTGTATTTGGCTCCAGAGGCAATGGCCTTATGAAAACGACTACTATGAGCGAGGTGGCTATGGAGGTTGCTCATGAAGCAGCAGCCGATCTTCACCATGAAACAGCGGATGATGTTAAGCAGGAAAATGAGCTTATCAAAGGGAGCTGGGTTAAATATGACTCTGTTCAGAAGCTATCTAAAGTTGCCGGTGCTGAGTTTTCAGAAATAGAGTACCTCAGCAGCATCTCATCAGAGACAGATTATTATCTTGATGGAGAAACAACTGCAACAATAGTCTATGATGTTACAGGCAATCAGATAACAGTCAGAGAAACCAAGCTTGCGGATGTTGCAAAGACCGGCGGAGCCTTTGCCGAGGATCAAACACCGCAGCAGATCACGATAGACGGTGTGGATGTAAGACTGTATGGAACCGAGGATGGCTTCGATACAGCAATCTGGGTCATAAATGAAATTGAGTACACACTAGAGAGTGTGGAGAAGATAAGCCTGGATGAAATGACAGAGCTTATGAATAATATATTCACCTTTGATTAA
- the kduI gene encoding 5-dehydro-4-deoxy-D-glucuronate isomerase → MELRTACSPKDEKYYDTKRLREEFLIDDLFQPDDIKLVYSHIDRIITGSAVPVDKELKLTAGDELRAEYFLQRREMGVINIGGAGVITIDGKKYTVEYKQGMYIGMGARDISFASVDSAKPAKFYINSAPAHKTYPTVLIKREGTPEEGVVIIKDENKKELGSLEGANHRVINKYILPGQVETCQLEMGMTELKPGSVWNTMPCHTHDRRMEVYLYFDIPEDAMVMHFMGEPQETRHIIMRNEQAVISPSWSIHSGCGTQAYTFIWGMVGENQDFDDMDDCAMQDLM, encoded by the coding sequence ATGGAACTTAGAACTGCATGTTCACCAAAAGATGAGAAGTACTATGATACCAAGAGACTAAGAGAGGAATTTCTCATCGATGATCTTTTCCAGCCTGATGATATCAAGCTTGTTTACAGCCATATTGACAGGATCATCACTGGATCAGCAGTACCTGTAGACAAAGAGCTTAAGCTTACAGCAGGAGATGAGCTGAGAGCTGAGTACTTCCTTCAGAGAAGAGAGATGGGCGTTATCAATATCGGCGGAGCCGGAGTGATCACTATCGATGGCAAGAAGTATACAGTAGAGTACAAGCAGGGCATGTACATTGGAATGGGTGCAAGAGATATCTCTTTTGCCAGTGTTGATTCAGCTAAGCCTGCCAAGTTCTATATCAACAGCGCACCTGCTCACAAGACATATCCTACAGTTCTTATTAAGAGAGAGGGAACACCTGAGGAAGGCGTTGTGATCATCAAGGATGAGAACAAGAAGGAACTTGGAAGCCTTGAGGGTGCCAATCATAGAGTTATCAACAAGTATATCCTTCCCGGACAGGTTGAGACTTGTCAGCTTGAAATGGGTATGACAGAGCTCAAGCCGGGCAGCGTATGGAATACAATGCCATGCCATACACATGACCGCAGAATGGAAGTATATCTTTACTTTGATATTCCTGAAGATGCTATGGTAATGCATTTCATGGGAGAACCTCAGGAGACAAGACATATCATCATGAGAAATGAGCAGGCTGTTATCAGCCCTAGCTGGTCAATTCATTCAGGATGCGGCACACAGGCTTATACATTCATCTGGGGAATGGTTGGAGAGAACCAGGATTTTGATGATATGGATGACTGCGCAATGCAGGATTTGATGTAA
- a CDS encoding gluconate 5-dehydrogenase, which yields MQDFLKNFSLEGKVAWVTGASYGLGLAYAVAFAESGARVVFNDINQDLVDKGMAEYKKLGIDAFGAVCDVTKEDQVQKFVADVEANVGTIDILVNNAGIIKRIPMIDMTVDQWQQVIDVDLTGPFICSKAVLPAMIKKGSGKIINACSMMSEFGRETVSAYAAAKGGLKMLTRNICSEYGQYNIQCNAIGPGYIATPQTAPLREKGPNGEMHPFDRFIRSKTPAQRWGKTEDLMGLAVFLASPASDFINGQVVYIDGGISAYIGQDPGNLDPSKFADVEE from the coding sequence ATGCAGGATTTTTTAAAGAATTTTTCACTTGAAGGTAAGGTAGCATGGGTTACAGGTGCTTCTTACGGACTTGGACTTGCTTATGCAGTAGCATTTGCAGAGAGCGGAGCAAGAGTAGTATTCAACGATATCAATCAGGACCTTGTAGACAAGGGAATGGCTGAGTACAAGAAGCTCGGCATCGATGCATTCGGTGCAGTTTGCGACGTAACAAAAGAGGATCAGGTTCAGAAGTTTGTTGCTGACGTTGAGGCTAACGTTGGAACAATTGATATCCTTGTTAACAACGCAGGTATCATTAAGAGAATTCCTATGATCGATATGACTGTTGACCAGTGGCAGCAGGTTATTGATGTAGACCTTACAGGTCCATTCATCTGTTCTAAGGCTGTTCTTCCAGCAATGATCAAGAAGGGATCAGGTAAGATCATCAACGCATGTTCTATGATGTCAGAGTTCGGCCGTGAGACAGTATCTGCTTATGCAGCAGCTAAGGGCGGACTTAAGATGCTCACAAGAAATATCTGCTCTGAGTATGGTCAGTACAATATACAGTGTAACGCTATTGGACCTGGCTACATCGCTACACCACAGACAGCTCCTCTTCGTGAGAAAGGACCTAACGGTGAGATGCATCCATTCGACAGATTCATCCGTTCTAAGACACCGGCTCAGAGATGGGGCAAGACAGAGGACCTTATGGGACTTGCAGTATTCCTTGCTTCTCCTGCTTCTGACTTCATCAATGGACAGGTTGTTTACATCGATGGTGGTATTTCTGCTTACATCGGACAGGATCCTGGAAACCTTGATCCTAGCAAATTTGCAGATGTTGAAGAGTAA
- a CDS encoding LacI family DNA-binding transcriptional regulator — protein MENDRLNAGKSITIYDIAEEAGVSASTVSRVLNGSASVRKEKKDRIQSIIDKYNFKPNALAKGLSDTATKTIGIIAADVRNPYYSALFVACEIAAEKAGYSVGLANSLGVKEREQSQLDLLLQQKVDAIIQMGGRVDDLITDDAYAEKVRSVCASTPVIVTGKLDKAPVHRVVIDEAEGMSLVMEHLIGLGHSKIALVGGEMRVASTFYKYQRYQEKLNAHGIKVNGEYVVNGSYDPESGYDATNKILALKDRPTAIIAINDFAASGALRSIREHGLRVPEDISVVSFDNTYIADLMSPKLTSIDYNYDKYGQKLIDTAVAVSAGKEVEDLQMVEPVLVIRDSTGACYN, from the coding sequence ATGGAAAACGATAGACTGAATGCCGGTAAGTCGATTACAATCTATGATATTGCAGAGGAGGCTGGAGTTTCAGCTTCTACTGTTTCTCGTGTCCTAAACGGAAGTGCTTCCGTTCGCAAGGAAAAGAAGGACAGAATCCAGAGCATAATAGATAAATATAATTTTAAGCCTAATGCATTGGCCAAGGGTCTTTCTGATACTGCCACCAAGACTATTGGTATTATTGCGGCAGATGTCAGAAACCCATATTATTCAGCTCTTTTTGTAGCATGCGAGATTGCAGCTGAGAAAGCGGGATATAGTGTGGGTCTTGCCAATTCCCTTGGCGTAAAAGAAAGAGAGCAGTCGCAGCTTGATCTACTGCTGCAACAGAAGGTTGATGCGATAATTCAGATGGGCGGCCGCGTAGACGACCTTATAACAGACGATGCTTATGCTGAAAAAGTAAGGTCAGTCTGTGCAAGTACACCTGTTATAGTTACAGGTAAGCTTGATAAGGCCCCGGTTCACAGAGTTGTGATTGATGAAGCAGAAGGAATGAGTCTTGTTATGGAACATTTAATAGGACTGGGCCACAGTAAAATAGCTCTTGTTGGCGGAGAAATGCGCGTTGCTTCTACTTTTTATAAATATCAGAGATATCAGGAAAAGCTTAATGCACATGGGATAAAGGTTAATGGAGAGTATGTAGTTAATGGTTCTTACGATCCTGAATCGGGCTATGATGCGACCAATAAAATTCTGGCGCTTAAGGATAGGCCTACTGCGATAATAGCTATAAATGACTTTGCTGCAAGTGGTGCTCTCAGGAGCATAAGAGAGCATGGACTTAGAGTGCCTGAGGATATATCTGTAGTTAGTTTTGACAATACATATATTGCTGATCTGATGTCTCCAAAGCTTACCAGTATTGATTATAACTACGATAAGTATGGCCAGAAGCTGATAGATACAGCGGTTGCAGTATCTGCCGGAAAAGAAGTGGAAGATCTTCAGATGGTGGAACCGGTGCTGGTTATCAGAGATAGTACAGGGGCTTGTTATAACTGA
- a CDS encoding RNA polymerase sigma factor, whose product MGDCNQAVTERAAALMDKYGNIILRVAYSYLHNMEDAEDILQDTLIQFLRNNPTFANDSHEKAWLITVASNLSKNKILYLKRRQSDELSEELVADKDKEDLSYVWEAVKALPDKYREVVHLFYQEGYSTKEIAEILSRNESTVRSDLKRGRDKLKKILKEAYDFG is encoded by the coding sequence AGCATTAATGGACAAATATGGGAATATTATACTTAGGGTAGCGTATTCCTATTTACATAATATGGAGGATGCAGAGGATATTTTGCAGGATACACTAATTCAGTTTCTGAGGAATAACCCGACTTTTGCTAATGATTCACATGAGAAGGCGTGGCTGATTACTGTGGCGTCCAACCTCAGTAAGAACAAGATACTGTATCTTAAGAGAAGGCAGTCGGATGAGCTTTCTGAGGAATTGGTTGCAGATAAAGATAAAGAGGATCTTTCTTACGTATGGGAAGCTGTCAAGGCTCTTCCGGATAAATATAGAGAGGTGGTACATCTCTTTTATCAGGAAGGATATTCAACTAAGGAGATTGCGGAAATACTTAGCCGAAATGAGTCCACGGTTAGATCTGATCTTAAGCGTGGACGTGATAAACTTAAAAAGATTTTGAAGGAGGCGTACGACTTTGGGTAA
- a CDS encoding HD domain-containing phosphohydrolase, whose protein sequence is MNVEKSLNTLMMFMAVLMMLLTGYLVNKYALDNNVSSEYKSDLNLNGARLSDKIYASYEKKREHRTPSGYDAEFEFLITNIGDNRISNWKANLMVPEGTVVKNSWDAALNQHLDRNELIFAPEYYNIDINSYEATSFRVLLNTIEPFEPDSINFVGYEILSGQKDFIGPIIMVAIGIWLVAFVGYWVTRVNVRNYKERQQNDVKIILQSMNTFISFIDAKDPYTRGHSKRVAMYAAEIAKRMGLSGDEVQNIYYAGLLHDAGKISIPDAVLNKPGKLTDEERKLIQNHTIAGGKMLKQMSSIRGIRETALYHHERYDGTGYPEGLRGEAIPLYARIVGVADSYDAMSSNRVYRRHLNKDEIIEEIQNGSGTQFDPDLVKYMVDMINDGYVNVVKMETADNDNGPNSFHITESDIPGVYMGI, encoded by the coding sequence ATGAACGTAGAAAAATCACTAAATACACTAATGATGTTCATGGCAGTTCTCATGATGCTCCTTACCGGGTATCTGGTAAATAAGTATGCCCTGGATAATAATGTATCATCTGAATATAAGTCGGATCTGAATCTGAATGGTGCCAGATTGTCTGACAAAATCTATGCTTCTTACGAAAAAAAACGTGAACATAGGACTCCGTCAGGATACGATGCGGAGTTTGAATTTCTTATAACTAATATCGGAGACAACAGAATATCAAACTGGAAGGCAAATCTCATGGTCCCTGAAGGAACAGTGGTCAAGAATTCCTGGGATGCAGCCCTTAACCAGCATCTGGATAGAAATGAGCTTATCTTTGCGCCTGAGTATTACAATATAGACATTAATTCCTATGAGGCTACATCCTTTAGAGTGCTGCTAAATACTATTGAGCCATTTGAGCCGGATTCAATTAACTTTGTAGGTTATGAAATATTAAGCGGACAAAAAGACTTTATAGGACCGATTATAATGGTTGCGATAGGAATCTGGCTTGTTGCTTTTGTCGGCTACTGGGTTACAAGGGTTAATGTTAGAAACTATAAGGAAAGACAGCAAAATGATGTTAAGATCATTCTGCAGTCCATGAATACTTTCATAAGCTTTATTGATGCCAAGGATCCATATACACGTGGCCATTCCAAGAGAGTTGCCATGTATGCTGCTGAGATAGCTAAGAGAATGGGGCTTTCCGGTGATGAGGTTCAGAATATATATTATGCCGGATTATTACATGATGCAGGGAAAATAAGTATTCCTGATGCAGTTCTTAATAAACCGGGTAAACTAACAGATGAAGAGAGAAAACTTATTCAGAATCATACAATCGCCGGTGGCAAAATGCTCAAGCAGATGTCTTCTATCAGAGGAATAAGAGAGACAGCTCTTTATCATCATGAGAGGTATGATGGAACGGGCTATCCTGAAGGCCTTAGAGGTGAAGCAATTCCGCTTTATGCAAGAATTGTCGGAGTAGCCGATTCCTACGACGCAATGTCCAGCAACCGTGTTTACAGACGCCACCTTAATAAAGATGAAATAATAGAAGAGATCCAAAACGGTTCAGGAACACAGTTTGATCCGGACCTTGTCAAATACATGGTCGACATGATAAATGATGGCTACGTTAACGTCGTTAAGATGGAAACGGCCGACAATGATAACGGACCAAATAGTTTCCACATCACAGAAAGCGACATCCCCGGGGTCTATATGGGAATCTGA
- a CDS encoding carbohydrate ABC transporter permease: protein MAKTNELEMTGVKVKLGVSDIIIRVFGYVLITFYALACIFPFLIIIGTSFTNETVIRAEGVKLIPKDFTLKAYEMVVRGGMIWRSYGLTITLTVCGTAVGLMIIAMTGYALQRKDFPLRNAISFYIYFTSLFSAGLAPYYLLMTQTYKLNDSYLAVFFPLLMSPWLIILMKNFVKAIPHEITESGKIDGAGDMVIFTRLILPMLKPALATIGLFLALGYWNEWYQSSLFLSSRVAVKPLQFQLYKVVNETQALKNSIAGQYITLTDVPTESLKMATAVMATGPIVFLYPFVQKYFIGGITVGAVKG, encoded by the coding sequence ATGGCAAAGACAAATGAACTTGAAATGACAGGCGTTAAAGTTAAACTTGGCGTTTCAGATATTATAATCAGAGTATTTGGTTATGTACTCATTACATTTTATGCACTGGCATGTATTTTTCCGTTCCTTATTATCATCGGTACATCATTTACCAATGAAACAGTAATCAGAGCAGAGGGCGTTAAGCTTATTCCCAAGGACTTCACTCTCAAGGCTTATGAGATGGTTGTAAGAGGCGGAATGATCTGGAGGTCCTACGGACTTACTATTACTCTTACTGTTTGTGGAACAGCAGTTGGACTTATGATCATTGCTATGACAGGTTATGCACTTCAGAGAAAAGATTTCCCTCTCAGAAATGCAATATCTTTCTACATTTACTTTACTTCATTGTTCTCAGCAGGTCTTGCACCTTATTATCTGTTGATGACACAGACCTACAAATTAAATGATAGCTATCTGGCAGTATTTTTCCCTCTTCTCATGTCACCTTGGCTGATCATCCTCATGAAGAACTTCGTTAAGGCTATTCCTCATGAGATTACAGAATCAGGTAAGATTGATGGAGCCGGAGATATGGTCATCTTTACAAGACTTATTCTTCCTATGCTCAAGCCAGCTCTTGCTACAATAGGTCTTTTCCTTGCACTTGGTTATTGGAACGAGTGGTATCAGTCATCTCTTTTCCTTAGCTCAAGAGTAGCTGTTAAGCCACTTCAGTTCCAGCTGTACAAGGTTGTTAACGAAACTCAGGCGCTCAAGAATTCAATCGCCGGACAGTACATCACACTTACAGATGTACCTACAGAGTCACTTAAGATGGCAACTGCAGTTATGGCTACAGGTCCTATCGTATTCCTGTATCCATTCGTTCAGAAATACTTTATCGGTGGTATTACGGTTGGAGCGGTAAAGGGCTAA
- a CDS encoding bifunctional 4-hydroxy-2-oxoglutarate aldolase/2-dehydro-3-deoxy-phosphogluconate aldolase, translating to MDKICEELYKIGIVPVIAIDDAKDAEPLAEALIKGGLPAAEVTFRTAAAEEAIRIISQKFPEMIVGAGTVLNAEQADRAKAAGAKFIVSPGFNRANVEYIQSIGVPVVPGTATPGEVEQAIELGLDCVKFFPAEQNGGIAKIKAMAAPYTKMHFMPTGGINKNNLNDYLGFNKVFCCGGSWMVKKDLISAGKFDEIEAMTRDAVNAMLGFKLKHIGINQDSADAAEAVADKFDSLFGFTKKVGNSSVFAGSFVEVMKAKGRGTCGHIAVGCNNIDRAVYHLSKQGVKFDESSFSYDADNHLKVAYLADDFGGFAVHLCKND from the coding sequence ATGGATAAGATTTGTGAAGAACTTTATAAAATCGGTATTGTCCCAGTAATAGCTATTGACGATGCCAAGGACGCTGAGCCACTTGCAGAGGCACTTATTAAGGGCGGTCTTCCTGCTGCAGAGGTTACTTTCCGTACAGCAGCTGCCGAGGAAGCAATCAGAATCATTTCTCAGAAATTCCCTGAGATGATCGTAGGTGCAGGCACAGTTCTTAATGCTGAGCAGGCTGATCGTGCTAAGGCTGCAGGCGCTAAGTTTATCGTTAGCCCTGGATTCAACAGAGCAAATGTTGAGTACATTCAGTCAATCGGAGTACCTGTAGTACCTGGAACAGCAACACCTGGTGAGGTTGAGCAGGCTATTGAACTTGGACTTGATTGCGTTAAGTTCTTCCCAGCTGAGCAGAACGGTGGTATTGCCAAGATCAAGGCTATGGCAGCTCCTTATACTAAGATGCATTTCATGCCTACAGGCGGTATCAACAAGAACAACTTAAATGACTATCTTGGATTTAACAAGGTATTCTGCTGCGGCGGTAGCTGGATGGTTAAAAAAGACCTCATTTCTGCAGGCAAGTTCGATGAGATCGAAGCAATGACAAGAGATGCAGTTAATGCTATGCTTGGCTTCAAACTTAAGCACATCGGAATCAATCAGGATAGCGCAGATGCAGCTGAAGCTGTTGCTGATAAGTTTGATTCATTATTTGGATTTACCAAGAAGGTTGGCAATTCTTCAGTATTTGCCGGATCTTTCGTAGAAGTTATGAAGGCTAAGGGCCGTGGAACATGCGGACACATCGCTGTTGGCTGCAACAATATCGACAGAGCTGTATATCATCTGTCCAAGCAGGGCGTTAAGTTTGATGAGTCTTCATTCTCATATGATGCAGACAACCATCTTAAGGTTGCTTATCTTGCAGATGATTTTGGCGGATTTGCTGTTCATCTTTGCAAGAATGACTAA
- a CDS encoding sugar kinase, whose protein sequence is MSKKVVTFGEIMLRLQPDNYLRFVQVDHLEATFGGGEANVSVSLANYGLDSVYVTKLPKHEIGQAAVNSLRKYGVDTSKITRGGDRVGIYYNEKGASQRGSKCIYDRAHSAIAEAVPADFNWDEIFEGAEWFHFTGITPAVSDSLAEITLEACKKAKEHGLTVSCDLNYRGKLWSKEKAGKVMAELCQYVDVCIANEEDANDVFGIAASSTDVTTGKLNREGYIEVAQKLTERFGFKKVAITLRESLSANDNNWSAMLYTDGQAYFSKKYALHIVDRVGGGDSFGGGLIYSCVNGFDPQATIEFAVAASALKHSIEGDFNLVTVDEVNKLAGGDGSGRIQR, encoded by the coding sequence ATGTCAAAGAAAGTCGTTACATTTGGTGAAATCATGCTTCGTCTTCAGCCAGACAATTATCTCAGATTTGTTCAGGTTGATCACCTTGAGGCTACATTTGGTGGTGGAGAGGCTAACGTTTCAGTTTCTCTTGCTAACTATGGTCTTGATTCTGTATATGTTACAAAGCTTCCTAAGCACGAGATTGGACAGGCTGCTGTTAACTCACTTAGAAAGTATGGCGTTGATACATCTAAGATTACCAGAGGCGGTGATCGTGTAGGTATCTACTACAATGAGAAGGGTGCTTCACAGAGAGGCTCTAAGTGTATCTATGATAGAGCTCATTCAGCTATCGCTGAGGCTGTTCCTGCAGACTTCAACTGGGATGAAATCTTCGAGGGCGCTGAGTGGTTCCACTTCACAGGTATTACTCCAGCTGTAAGTGATTCACTTGCTGAGATCACACTTGAAGCTTGTAAGAAGGCTAAGGAGCATGGTCTTACTGTTTCTTGCGACCTTAACTACAGAGGTAAGCTCTGGAGCAAGGAGAAGGCAGGCAAGGTAATGGCTGAGCTTTGCCAGTATGTTGATGTATGTATCGCTAATGAGGAGGATGCTAACGATGTATTCGGTATCGCAGCTTCTTCAACAGACGTTACAACAGGTAAGCTTAACAGAGAAGGCTACATCGAAGTTGCTCAGAAGCTTACAGAGAGATTTGGATTTAAGAAGGTTGCTATCACACTTCGTGAGTCTCTTTCAGCTAATGATAACAACTGGAGTGCTATGCTCTACACAGATGGACAGGCTTACTTCTCCAAGAAGTATGCACTTCACATCGTTGACCGTGTAGGTGGTGGTGATTCATTCGGCGGCGGTCTTATTTACAGCTGCGTAAATGGATTTGATCCTCAGGCTACAATTGAGTTTGCTGTAGCAGCATCTGCTCTTAAGCACTCAATCGAAGGCGACTTCAACCTTGTTACTGTTGATGAGGTTAACAAGCTTGCTGGTGGAGACGGTTCAGGACGTATCCAGAGATAA
- a CDS encoding ABC transporter permease gives MSKNTNSSSTQVVRKRGVLETLWRYRVLELMCLPAVVFFFLFSYMPMPGIWVAFVKYNYRDGIFGSKFVGLKNFQFLAESGKLFDLTKNTILYNIAFILLGNFLAILVAILLNEMQSKMFKKVSQTMMFLPYFISQVLVGILVYNLLNYDYGFVNEILTALGREKWGPYSDPSVWPVILVIVHLWQQTGYNSVVYFAAICGIDAEIIEAAKVDGANAFQKIRYIILPGLKPTIVILLLFALGGIVKGNFGLFYNIIGTNSLLYPTTDIIETFVYRATITDFNFSTASAVGLYQSIIGFAMVMAVNFIVKKIDPDYSLF, from the coding sequence ATGAGTAAGAATACTAATTCATCTTCTACGCAGGTAGTCAGGAAGCGCGGAGTGCTAGAGACTTTGTGGAGATACAGAGTTTTGGAGCTGATGTGTTTGCCTGCAGTAGTCTTTTTCTTCCTTTTCAGCTATATGCCGATGCCCGGTATTTGGGTGGCCTTTGTTAAATACAACTACAGAGATGGAATTTTTGGAAGTAAGTTTGTAGGACTTAAGAACTTCCAGTTCCTGGCAGAGTCAGGTAAGCTCTTTGATCTTACCAAGAATACAATTCTTTATAACATTGCTTTCATTTTACTTGGTAACTTCCTTGCTATTCTGGTAGCTATCCTTCTTAATGAAATGCAGAGCAAGATGTTCAAGAAGGTTTCACAGACAATGATGTTCCTTCCTTACTTTATTTCACAGGTTCTTGTAGGAATTCTTGTTTATAACCTTTTAAACTATGACTATGGTTTTGTTAATGAGATCCTTACAGCTTTGGGAAGAGAAAAGTGGGGACCATATTCAGACCCATCGGTTTGGCCGGTTATCCTGGTAATCGTTCATCTTTGGCAGCAGACAGGTTATAACTCAGTTGTTTACTTCGCTGCAATTTGCGGAATTGATGCTGAGATCATTGAGGCAGCCAAGGTTGATGGTGCAAATGCCTTCCAGAAGATCAGATATATCATTCTTCCTGGTCTTAAGCCAACAATCGTAATCCTTTTGTTGTTTGCTCTTGGCGGAATTGTAAAAGGTAACTTTGGTCTGTTCTACAATATTATCGGTACTAACTCACTTCTTTATCCTACAACGGATATTATTGAGACTTTCGTATACCGTGCTACTATTACAGACTTCAACTTCTCTACAGCATCTGCTGTTGGTTTGTACCAGTCAATCATCGGTTTTGCAATGGTTATGGCAGTCAACTTTATAGTTAAGAAGATTGACCCTGACTATTCACTATTCTGA